In one Sphingobacterium daejeonense genomic region, the following are encoded:
- a CDS encoding sugar phosphate isomerase/epimerase family protein, with translation MNIKKVFGPIVDYAESLGVTIVYENCPMEGWRSSRFTSTFNNLPGVLAARKLMYALVPSKAHGEIYDPSHDIWQNTDPVEVIEEMDISRLKRVHVKTTRMLSSKGRIEWGGMYPMQHVNEELAKLAGVSIPQSDWDRHHYTAMLPGFWWNR, from the coding sequence ATGAATATAAAAAAAGTATTCGGTCCGATTGTAGATTATGCTGAGAGTCTTGGGGTAACGATTGTTTATGAAAACTGTCCGATGGAAGGGTGGCGTTCATCCAGGTTTACAAGTACTTTTAATAACCTTCCAGGTGTATTGGCTGCTAGGAAACTCATGTATGCCTTAGTTCCAAGTAAAGCACATGGGGAAATTTATGATCCTTCACATGACATTTGGCAAAATACGGATCCTGTTGAGGTTATCGAAGAGATGGATATCTCGAGGTTGAAACGAGTGCATGTAAAGACCACAAGGATGCTGAGCAGCAAAGGTAGGATAGAATGGGGTGGAATGTACCCTATGCAGCATGTGAATGAAGAATTGGCAAAGCTTGCGGGAGTCAGTATTCCTCAAAGCGATTGGGACAGGCATCACTACACGGCAATGTTACCCGGTTTTTGGTGGAACAGATGA
- a CDS encoding cell division protein FtsQ has product MLNRIRNIQWRQVGYFFLGLIGLVGVGMLMSLVNKKDQVQVCTDLKVMVEGKETFIDQNDISSMIKEKFGKVVGKELNALPLQKIETELMKSPYVSSADVHMDMDGTMQVAVQQREVVVRIINQVGQEYYVDSKGNKIPVTLKYVPHVMVANGNIREGYKKSLEPVTSDLVKDLVKIVEDTKSDELWSNQIVQLYVNDDKDIEIVPRVGNQQLIIGNADSLSYKLDRLKKFYTHILPKVGSDAYSKVNVKYSGQIVCERKGDWFIDSLQMKINKKI; this is encoded by the coding sequence ATGTTAAATAGAATAAGAAATATTCAATGGCGTCAAGTAGGCTATTTTTTCTTAGGTCTGATTGGATTAGTTGGGGTTGGTATGTTGATGAGTTTGGTAAACAAGAAGGACCAAGTTCAAGTATGTACTGATTTGAAAGTAATGGTTGAGGGAAAGGAGACCTTCATTGATCAAAATGATATCTCCTCCATGATCAAAGAAAAGTTTGGAAAGGTGGTTGGCAAGGAACTAAATGCGCTGCCATTGCAAAAGATAGAAACCGAATTGATGAAATCTCCATATGTATCTTCAGCAGATGTGCATATGGATATGGATGGCACGATGCAGGTTGCAGTTCAACAAAGGGAAGTGGTAGTAAGAATCATTAACCAGGTTGGGCAAGAGTATTATGTTGATTCAAAAGGCAACAAAATTCCGGTGACATTGAAATATGTACCACATGTGATGGTTGCGAATGGAAATATCCGCGAGGGATATAAAAAATCTTTGGAGCCAGTGACCAGCGACTTAGTGAAAGATTTGGTAAAAATCGTTGAAGATACCAAGTCTGATGAATTGTGGAGCAATCAGATTGTTCAATTATATGTGAATGACGACAAGGATATCGAGATTGTTCCAAGGGTTGGAAATCAGCAATTGATCATTGGCAATGCGGATTCATTGAGCTATAAATTGGATCGATTGAAGAAATTTTACACTCATATTTTACCGAAGGTAGGTTCTGATGCTTACAGTAAGGTAAATGTGAAGTACAGCGGACAGATAGTCTGCGAGCGGAAGGGCGATTGGTTTATCGATAGCCTTCAAATGAAAATAAATAAGAAAATATAA
- the murC gene encoding UDP-N-acetylmuramate--L-alanine ligase — MNIDKIKRVYLLGIGGIGMSGLARYFSRLGCEVAGYDRTSTELTRTLEEEGMPITYTDDVETVPSAFKTASEETLIIFTPAIPKDLALKGFFVDHGHELFKRSQVLGFISASRFTIAVAGTHGKTTTSTMVAHVLKHSGYDCSAFLGGISTNYQNNVLFGDNDVVVVEADEYDRSFLTLHPNIAIVTSADADHLDIYGDPKELVLSFEMFLDRVVDGGTKIVKLGLPFSGDISYAREQVCDAYAENVRVENGEFYFDYHSADLNIKDIHLGIPGLHNVENAVAAITVAKLLNIEADKIVKALSAFQGVKRRFEYIVKTDNNVYIDDYAHHPEELRAFLTSMRKLYPEKKLTVIFQPHLFSRTRDFVDGFAEVLGLADELLLMEIYPARELPIEGVDSSWLLEKINLENKRLVNPEEVLEIVKTENPELLVTVGAGDIDKLVKPLKEELNHVK, encoded by the coding sequence ATGAATATCGACAAAATAAAAAGAGTTTATCTACTTGGGATTGGCGGAATCGGCATGAGCGGGTTGGCTCGTTATTTTAGTCGTTTGGGATGTGAGGTTGCTGGTTATGACCGTACCTCAACTGAGCTTACTAGAACATTGGAAGAAGAAGGTATGCCAATCACCTATACGGATGATGTGGAAACTGTGCCTTCAGCATTCAAAACTGCAAGTGAAGAAACCCTGATCATATTTACTCCTGCTATTCCAAAGGATTTGGCGTTAAAAGGATTTTTCGTAGACCACGGTCATGAATTGTTCAAGCGTTCACAAGTATTGGGATTTATTTCTGCTAGCAGGTTCACGATTGCCGTTGCAGGTACCCATGGTAAAACTACAACTTCAACGATGGTTGCACATGTGTTGAAACATAGTGGCTATGATTGCTCTGCATTTTTGGGTGGTATCAGTACGAATTACCAAAACAATGTATTGTTTGGGGACAATGATGTAGTAGTTGTAGAAGCCGATGAATACGATCGTTCATTCTTGACTTTGCATCCAAATATTGCAATCGTTACTTCTGCGGATGCTGATCACTTGGATATCTATGGTGATCCTAAGGAATTGGTGCTGTCCTTTGAGATGTTCTTGGACAGAGTTGTTGATGGCGGAACTAAAATTGTGAAGTTAGGACTTCCATTTAGTGGAGATATCAGTTATGCACGTGAGCAAGTTTGCGATGCCTATGCTGAAAATGTTCGTGTTGAAAATGGCGAGTTCTATTTTGATTATCATTCTGCGGATTTAAACATCAAAGATATTCATTTGGGAATACCAGGTTTGCACAATGTAGAGAATGCAGTTGCTGCGATTACGGTTGCCAAATTGTTGAATATCGAGGCTGATAAAATTGTTAAGGCATTATCTGCTTTCCAAGGTGTAAAACGTCGTTTCGAATACATTGTAAAAACAGATAATAATGTATATATCGATGATTATGCTCATCATCCTGAAGAGTTGAGAGCATTTCTGACATCGATGCGCAAATTATATCCGGAGAAGAAATTGACAGTGATATTTCAGCCACACCTTTTTAGCAGGACCCGTGATTTCGTAGACGGATTTGCTGAAGTATTGGGCTTGGCGGATGAGTTGTTGTTAATGGAAATATACCCAGCGAGGGAGTTGCCGATTGAAGGGGTTGATTCATCTTGGTTATTGGAAAAAATTAATCTTGAAAACAAGCGATTGGTAAATCCGGAAGAGGTTCTTGAAATCGTTAAGACAGAAAACCCTGAACTGCTTGTAACGGTTGGAGCAGGGGATATTGATAAATTGGTGAAACCATTAAAAGAAGAATTAAACCATGTTAAATAG
- the ftsZ gene encoding cell division protein FtsZ — protein MSIQFEMLKENSSIIKVIGVGGGGGNAVNHMYKQGISGVDFIVCNTDAQALELSPIPNKVQLGASLTEGMGAGADPDVGENSAIESIEDIKRMLGTNTKMLFITAGMGGGTGTGASPVLAKAAKELGILTVAIVTTPFTFEGKRRRMQAEDGLSELRKYVDSYLVISNDRLREIFGNLTMTAAFAKADDILTTAAKGIAEIITIPGYVNVDFKDVRTVMNDSGVAIMGNAVATGEQRALDAVTGALASPLLKDNEIEGARYILLNITSGTREVTMDEVAIVTDYIQEKAGLSADLIWGNCIDENFEDELSVTIIATGFQTAEERVKEKEMEKIAIPLTPEVPTSAFVKPVATNQFVDRTNTEASSFVKPSTPTETPSNQAPQTDLFSNKAAAATQQVNANAVEKNDSQMIRHTLELEDNSDVEEIEEDPNPHGFELKTSPSMFEFKLPTVFDTYKSEEPVEEPVPAPAPEPIMEAQPQKAEIELEEAKKEETNFEDQLLKTKERILRLKELSMKLKSSNGLQELENEPAYKRKQKTLDDVPHSSESQVSRFTLSFDDGETEIRPNNSFLHDNVD, from the coding sequence ATGTCGATACAATTTGAAATGTTAAAGGAGAACTCATCGATTATTAAGGTAATCGGTGTTGGTGGTGGCGGTGGCAACGCTGTTAATCACATGTATAAGCAGGGAATAAGTGGAGTTGATTTCATTGTTTGCAATACTGATGCGCAGGCTTTGGAGTTGAGTCCTATTCCAAACAAGGTACAATTAGGAGCGAGTCTTACTGAAGGTATGGGTGCAGGTGCCGACCCTGATGTTGGTGAAAATTCAGCTATCGAGAGTATTGAGGATATCAAACGTATGTTGGGTACCAATACGAAGATGTTGTTTATCACAGCTGGAATGGGTGGTGGTACTGGTACTGGTGCTAGTCCTGTGCTTGCGAAAGCGGCAAAGGAGTTGGGCATTCTGACAGTAGCGATCGTTACTACTCCATTTACTTTCGAGGGTAAGAGACGTCGTATGCAAGCTGAAGACGGACTTTCGGAATTGCGTAAGTATGTAGATTCTTATTTAGTTATTTCTAACGATCGTTTACGCGAGATCTTTGGGAACTTGACGATGACGGCGGCATTTGCGAAAGCGGATGATATCTTGACCACTGCGGCCAAAGGTATCGCTGAAATCATTACCATCCCAGGTTATGTAAACGTGGATTTCAAGGACGTTCGTACTGTGATGAACGATTCTGGTGTTGCAATCATGGGTAATGCTGTGGCAACAGGTGAACAACGTGCATTAGATGCTGTAACTGGCGCGTTGGCTTCTCCATTATTAAAAGACAATGAAATCGAGGGTGCTCGTTACATCTTATTGAACATAACTTCAGGAACACGTGAAGTAACAATGGATGAGGTTGCAATCGTTACGGATTACATCCAAGAGAAAGCTGGTCTATCGGCTGACTTGATCTGGGGTAACTGTATTGATGAGAACTTTGAAGATGAACTTTCGGTAACTATTATAGCGACTGGTTTCCAAACTGCAGAGGAACGTGTTAAAGAGAAGGAAATGGAGAAAATTGCCATTCCCTTGACACCAGAAGTTCCAACTTCTGCATTCGTAAAACCCGTAGCAACAAATCAATTTGTGGACAGAACCAATACAGAGGCTAGTTCATTCGTGAAACCTAGCACTCCAACGGAAACTCCATCAAATCAAGCTCCACAAACAGACTTGTTCTCTAACAAAGCTGCTGCAGCTACTCAACAAGTAAATGCAAATGCTGTTGAAAAGAACGATTCTCAGATGATCCGTCATACATTGGAATTAGAAGATAATTCAGATGTTGAAGAGATTGAAGAAGATCCGAATCCACACGGTTTTGAGTTGAAAACATCACCTTCGATGTTTGAATTCAAATTACCTACGGTATTTGACACTTACAAATCTGAGGAGCCTGTAGAAGAGCCAGTTCCAGCACCTGCACCTGAACCAATCATGGAGGCGCAGCCGCAAAAAGCTGAAATTGAATTGGAAGAAGCGAAAAAAGAAGAAACAAACTTTGAAGATCAGTTGTTGAAAACGAAAGAGCGTATCTTGCGTTTGAAAGAATTGAGCATGAAGTTGAAATCTTCGAATGGTCTTCAAGAGCTTGAGAATGAGCCAGCTTATAAAAGAAAGCAAAAAACATTAGATGATGTTCCTCATTCTTCAGAGTCTCAGGTATCACGTTTCACTTTGTCATTTGATGATGGTGAGACTGAAATCAGACCAAATAATTCATTCTTACATGACAATGTAGATTAA
- a CDS encoding helix-turn-helix transcriptional regulator: MSEAIKDLYVQKLTTSKSKVDSLNPLYKLSNREMDVARHLIEGLGIIEVSNRLNLSSSTVSTYKSRIFEKLGVHNIPDLISLFKMNADKE; encoded by the coding sequence ATGTCAGAAGCAATTAAGGATCTATATGTTCAAAAACTGACAACCAGCAAATCTAAAGTAGATAGCTTAAACCCGCTTTATAAATTGTCTAACCGTGAGATGGATGTCGCAAGGCACTTGATTGAAGGTCTAGGAATTATTGAAGTGTCAAACAGGCTTAATTTGAGCTCATCAACGGTCAGCACTTATAAAAGTAGAATTTTTGAAAAACTGGGAGTACACAACATCCCAGATTTAATATCACTGTTCAAAATGAACGCAGATAAGGAATAA
- the ftsA gene encoding cell division protein FtsA, translating into MKPRIVENEKENPIIVGLDIGTTKICVTVGRRSGSNKVELLGVGKAESAGVNRGVVANIQKTVTSIREAVAVAEGQSNVDIKVVNVGIAGQHIKSIQHRGILTKNDDDEIGRLDIERLISDMYKLVLPPGEEIIHVLPQEFTIDNEPGIKEPIGMAGRRVEANFHIISGRVTDIKNIKRCVDNSDLEVSELILEPLASSEAVLDEEEKTAGVVLVDIGGGTTDVAIFHEGIIRHTAVIPLGGNIVTEDIRQGCAVLRNQAEQLKVRYGSALADENKENEVICVPGIRGREAKEISVKNLAFIIQARMEEIIEHVFYEIKASGYEDKLIAGIVITGGGAQLKHLVQLVEYITGIDCRIGYPNEYLAKTDMLNKQAFDELKSPLYATGIGLLIKGIQSIEEEEKRNEEKFIKKAAPTKEKHKEGVKEIAEGQSKKEGWLTRFFRRLDQRWGGYRR; encoded by the coding sequence ATGAAACCTAGAATTGTAGAAAATGAAAAAGAGAATCCAATCATTGTGGGATTGGACATCGGGACTACAAAGATCTGCGTCACAGTGGGTCGTCGTAGTGGATCGAACAAGGTTGAGTTATTAGGTGTAGGGAAGGCGGAGTCTGCCGGCGTAAACCGTGGGGTTGTTGCGAACATCCAGAAGACGGTAACGAGCATCCGCGAAGCTGTTGCTGTGGCTGAAGGGCAATCGAATGTTGACATCAAGGTAGTCAATGTTGGTATTGCAGGTCAGCACATCAAGAGTATCCAGCACCGTGGTATTTTAACGAAGAATGACGATGATGAGATCGGCCGTTTAGACATTGAGCGTTTGATTTCAGACATGTACAAATTGGTACTTCCTCCGGGAGAGGAGATCATTCATGTATTGCCACAAGAATTTACGATTGACAACGAACCAGGTATCAAAGAACCTATCGGTATGGCAGGAAGACGTGTGGAAGCAAACTTTCATATTATCTCAGGCCGAGTTACTGATATCAAGAACATCAAGAGATGTGTTGACAACTCAGATCTTGAAGTTTCAGAATTGATTCTTGAACCTCTAGCATCATCCGAGGCTGTGTTGGATGAAGAGGAAAAAACTGCGGGAGTTGTTTTGGTAGATATCGGTGGTGGTACGACAGATGTTGCTATTTTCCATGAGGGCATTATTCGCCATACGGCAGTAATTCCATTGGGAGGTAACATCGTTACAGAAGACATTCGTCAAGGTTGTGCAGTATTGCGCAATCAAGCTGAGCAATTGAAAGTAAGATATGGTTCTGCACTTGCTGATGAGAACAAAGAAAACGAAGTGATCTGTGTTCCAGGAATCAGAGGTAGAGAGGCGAAGGAGATTTCTGTAAAGAATCTAGCATTTATTATTCAGGCTAGAATGGAGGAGATCATTGAGCACGTATTCTACGAAATCAAGGCCTCAGGATATGAAGATAAATTAATTGCGGGAATCGTGATCACCGGTGGTGGAGCACAATTGAAACATTTGGTTCAATTAGTTGAGTATATCACAGGAATCGATTGTCGTATTGGATATCCGAACGAATACCTTGCTAAGACAGATATGTTGAACAAGCAAGCATTCGATGAGCTGAAGAGCCCATTGTATGCGACGGGTATTGGTTTATTGATTAAGGGTATTCAGTCGATTGAGGAAGAGGAGAAGAGGAACGAAGAAAAATTCATCAAAAAGGCAGCTCCTACAAAAGAAAAGCACAAAGAAGGCGTTAAAGAGATAGCGGAAGGTCAAAGCAAAAAGGAGGGTTGGTTGACTCGTTTTTTTAGGCGATTGGATCAAAGATGGGGCGGATATAGACGATGA
- the murG gene encoding undecaprenyldiphospho-muramoylpentapeptide beta-N-acetylglucosaminyltransferase, with the protein MAHRVIISGGGTGGHIFPAIAIANALKNISPDIEILFVGANGKMEMERVPAAGYEIVGLDIAGFNRQSLLKNISLPFKMLKSLWKARRVLKDFKAEAAIGVGGYASGPLLMMANMMGLPTVIQEQNSYAGMTNKKLGAKAKKICVAYEGMERFFPAERVLLTGNPIRKSSVAIEGKREEAIHAFGLDLEKKTLLVTGGSLGALTLNDSIKAGIPALTAAGIQVIWQCGSYYYEKLQAELGDTLPESIKLMPFLERMDYAYAAADVIVARAGAGTISELCVIGKPVVLVPSPNVADDHQTKNANALVQKHAALMVRDAVAREELVPTVLGLFKDEAKQRELEEQIKMLALADADEVIAQEVLSLIKK; encoded by the coding sequence ATGGCGCATAGAGTAATCATAAGTGGTGGTGGAACGGGAGGTCATATCTTTCCTGCGATAGCGATTGCCAATGCGTTGAAGAACATATCTCCGGATATTGAAATCCTATTCGTAGGTGCCAATGGAAAGATGGAAATGGAAAGAGTTCCAGCTGCGGGATATGAGATTGTAGGATTGGATATTGCTGGATTCAATCGTCAATCATTATTAAAAAACATTAGTCTTCCATTCAAGATGCTGAAAAGCTTATGGAAGGCGAGAAGAGTTCTTAAAGATTTTAAAGCTGAGGCAGCAATTGGTGTTGGAGGTTATGCTTCTGGTCCATTGTTGATGATGGCAAATATGATGGGTTTGCCGACTGTTATCCAAGAGCAAAATTCATATGCAGGGATGACCAACAAAAAGTTGGGTGCGAAGGCCAAGAAAATATGTGTTGCATATGAAGGGATGGAAAGATTTTTTCCTGCCGAGCGTGTACTGTTGACAGGGAATCCTATCCGTAAGTCTTCGGTTGCTATAGAAGGAAAAAGAGAAGAAGCTATCCATGCATTTGGATTGGATCTTGAAAAGAAGACCTTATTGGTAACTGGGGGTAGCTTAGGCGCATTGACCCTGAATGATAGTATCAAGGCTGGTATTCCAGCATTAACAGCTGCAGGAATTCAAGTGATTTGGCAATGTGGTAGTTACTATTATGAGAAATTGCAGGCTGAGCTTGGTGATACCTTGCCAGAGTCAATTAAGTTGATGCCATTTCTAGAGCGTATGGATTATGCTTATGCTGCTGCTGATGTTATTGTGGCAAGGGCAGGAGCAGGAACCATCTCGGAACTATGTGTGATAGGAAAACCGGTTGTTTTGGTTCCTTCACCAAATGTAGCAGATGATCATCAAACCAAAAATGCGAATGCATTGGTTCAGAAACATGCTGCATTAATGGTCAGAGATGCTGTTGCTAGAGAAGAATTAGTTCCAACTGTTTTGGGTCTTTTCAAAGATGAAGCAAAGCAACGGGAGCTGGAAGAGCAGATTAAGATGTTGGCACTTGCAGATGCGGACGAAGTAATTGCACAAGAAGTATTGAGTTTAATAAAAAAATAG
- a CDS encoding penicillin-binding transpeptidase domain-containing protein — MNIRKSILIRVYLAFGLMVFGALLVFGKLLHLQYVDGDQWRAIADSLTIRERVIEAARGNIYSNDGSLLATSVPEYEIRFDAMAIPSEHNNVFNARVDSLANKLAAYFKDRSARQYLTQLKEARAKKQRYVLLKRDVTHQQLKVLKTFPLLRNFKEEKERFSSSLIAVRENKRILPFTNLAARTIGYKNSKGDTVRVGLEGAYGDYIEGKSGVQLMQRIAGGVWIPVNREMEVAPTDGSDIIATIDVNMQDMAQRALEKQLIQSNADNGCVVLMEVATGEVRAIANFTRDSEGVYREKFNYAIAQGADPGSTFKVASYLVALDDNMVDTSTVIDIGNGTWKVPGHTIKDSHPPKKSKVDY; from the coding sequence GTACCTGGCATTTGGCCTGATGGTTTTTGGTGCTTTATTGGTTTTCGGCAAGTTATTGCACCTTCAATATGTTGATGGGGATCAGTGGCGCGCAATTGCAGATAGTTTGACTATTCGCGAGCGTGTGATCGAGGCGGCAAGAGGAAATATTTATTCCAATGACGGAAGTTTACTGGCTACTTCTGTTCCGGAATATGAGATACGGTTTGATGCGATGGCCATTCCATCCGAGCATAACAATGTTTTTAATGCTCGGGTGGATTCTTTGGCCAACAAGCTGGCTGCCTACTTTAAGGACAGGTCAGCTAGGCAGTATCTGACCCAGTTAAAAGAAGCCAGAGCTAAAAAGCAGCGTTACGTGCTTTTGAAACGTGATGTTACGCATCAACAACTGAAGGTCTTAAAGACCTTTCCTTTGTTGAGGAATTTTAAGGAAGAGAAAGAGAGATTCTCAAGTTCTTTGATAGCAGTTAGAGAAAACAAGCGTATCCTGCCATTTACAAATTTGGCAGCACGTACCATTGGTTACAAAAATAGTAAGGGTGATACTGTACGTGTTGGTCTTGAAGGTGCTTATGGGGATTATATTGAAGGTAAGAGTGGTGTTCAGTTAATGCAACGCATTGCTGGTGGTGTTTGGATTCCTGTAAACCGTGAGATGGAAGTCGCTCCGACTGATGGTTCTGATATTATTGCAACCATAGATGTCAACATGCAGGACATGGCTCAGCGTGCTTTGGAGAAACAATTGATCCAAAGTAATGCAGATAATGGCTGTGTAGTGCTGATGGAGGTAGCGACTGGGGAAGTAAGGGCGATTGCCAATTTTACTAGGGATTCTGAAGGTGTTTATAGAGAAAAATTCAATTATGCTATTGCTCAAGGAGCGGATCCGGGATCAACATTCAAGGTAGCTTCTTATTTGGTGGCATTGGATGACAATATGGTTGATACAAGCACTGTTATCGATATCGGTAATGGTACTTGGAAAGTCCCTGGACACACGATTAAAGATTCACATCCACCAAAGAAATCCAAAGTGGACTATTAA
- a CDS encoding penicillin-binding transpeptidase domain-containing protein: MVLGKSLDTRLKIHIHQRNPKWTIKEAFEESSNVGVAKTIGTHYGKNPEKFTGKLHEWGMAKPLGLQIPGEANPWVKMPDSRSWSKLSLVQMAYGYELKLTPLQTLTLFNAVANDGKMVAPLFVKEIQHLGSTVKKFEARVINKQIASKEAIGKMQKMMAGVMTEGTGKRLRSPLYTSAGKTGTAQMADGARGYGARRYQSSFAGYFPAENPKYSMIVVIRNPRNGYYGGSVAGPVFRELADMVYANDLSLHKTFNNRQVNVSGSKVPYTLRGSKDATAKVYQMLGVQSVNWNSIVESDKDSSDHTAQAFTVGEFKEGVVPNVKGMGLVDALYAMENAGFKATVRGKGKVVNQSLAAGQRLKPGTNVLIELN; the protein is encoded by the coding sequence ATGGTACTTGGAAAGTCCCTGGACACACGATTAAAGATTCACATCCACCAAAGAAATCCAAAGTGGACTATTAAAGAGGCATTTGAGGAGTCTTCAAACGTGGGTGTTGCAAAAACGATTGGTACGCATTACGGTAAGAATCCGGAAAAATTCACTGGTAAACTTCATGAGTGGGGTATGGCGAAACCATTGGGTCTTCAGATTCCGGGAGAGGCTAACCCATGGGTTAAGATGCCAGATAGCAGATCTTGGAGTAAGCTTTCATTGGTGCAGATGGCCTATGGATATGAGCTGAAATTAACTCCTTTGCAGACATTGACTTTGTTCAATGCAGTTGCAAATGACGGTAAAATGGTTGCGCCATTGTTTGTAAAAGAAATTCAACACCTGGGATCAACCGTAAAGAAATTTGAAGCTCGAGTGATCAATAAACAAATTGCTTCTAAGGAGGCGATTGGTAAAATGCAGAAGATGATGGCGGGGGTGATGACTGAAGGAACGGGTAAACGCTTGAGAAGTCCATTGTACACTTCGGCAGGTAAAACTGGTACTGCGCAGATGGCAGATGGTGCACGTGGGTATGGAGCGAGAAGGTATCAATCATCATTTGCTGGATATTTTCCTGCAGAGAATCCTAAATATTCCATGATTGTGGTTATTCGTAACCCAAGGAATGGATACTATGGTGGTTCGGTAGCTGGACCAGTATTCAGAGAGTTGGCGGATATGGTTTATGCAAATGACCTTTCATTGCACAAAACATTCAACAACCGTCAAGTGAATGTATCAGGAAGTAAAGTTCCTTATACATTGAGAGGGTCGAAAGATGCTACAGCCAAAGTATATCAGATGTTAGGTGTTCAGTCTGTAAACTGGAATTCGATCGTTGAGTCTGACAAAGATTCTTCGGATCATACGGCACAGGCATTTACTGTTGGCGAGTTTAAAGAAGGTGTTGTTCCGAATGTGAAGGGGATGGGTTTGGTTGATGCATTGTATGCAATGGAAAACGCTGGATTTAAAGCGACAGTTAGAGGAAAGGGTAAAGTTGTGAATCAATCATTAGCAGCTGGTCAGCGATTGAAACCAGGGACTAATGTTTTAATAGAATTGAATTAA
- a CDS encoding response regulator, which yields MKKILIADDHIIVRLGVSTAIKETIKAVEIVHAQTYDEVFAQLKATNFDLLLLDINMPGGNNIKVIRELLDIQPDLKILVFSSYDETLYALRYIEAGAAGYVNKTTSMTEFTNAINSIFRTWPLYVRSN from the coding sequence ATGAAAAAAATATTAATAGCCGACGACCATATCATAGTACGCCTGGGTGTTTCAACTGCAATCAAAGAGACCATTAAAGCAGTTGAAATTGTTCATGCTCAAACATATGATGAGGTATTTGCACAATTAAAAGCAACAAATTTCGACCTCCTGCTACTGGACATCAATATGCCAGGCGGAAACAATATCAAAGTTATTAGAGAGTTGTTGGACATACAACCGGACTTGAAAATCCTAGTCTTCTCTTCTTATGACGAGACACTCTACGCTCTTAGATATATTGAAGCTGGAGCTGCTGGATATGTCAATAAAACAACCAGCATGACCGAATTCACTAACGCCATCAACAGCATTTTTCGAACGTGGCCGCTATATGTCAGAAGCAATTAA
- a CDS encoding histone H1 — MASIDKFKELKSLVDGLEGDADKFFAKGNSAAGTRVRKGLQDIKTLAQDLRLGIQDLKNKK; from the coding sequence ATGGCAAGTATTGATAAATTTAAAGAGCTAAAGTCTCTAGTCGACGGATTAGAAGGAGATGCAGACAAATTTTTTGCAAAGGGAAACAGCGCAGCTGGTACCCGTGTTCGAAAAGGTCTTCAGGATATTAAAACTTTAGCCCAAGATTTGCGCCTAGGAATCCAGGATCTGAAGAACAAGAAATAA